The Atribacterota bacterium DNA window TTCTGTTATGCTCATTCCAGAAAAAACCATATCGATTTTTTCTGCTAAAAGACTTGATACAATTCCATCCCAGGCAGTAGGCTGGTGAACAACCTCAAAGCCCATTTCTTCAGCAATCCAATCTAACGCTTCTACATCGAATCCAGCAGGTTTACCCGATTCATCCACATATGCATGGGGAGGATAATCTGCGTCAATACCATTGATATAGACTTCCTTTTCAGCAGATACCCCGGTTAATACTGTTATCCCAAAAAGCAGCACCATACATAATAAAATTGTAATAATATTTCTGTTTTTGTACATCAAAATTCCTCCATTATTTAATGTTTATTTTTTTCTTTTTTAGTTTTTTTAAAACAATCTGATACCCATCAGCACCATAATTCAAGCATTTTTTTACCCGACTGATGGTCGCAGAACTTGCTCCGGTTTTTTGTACAATATCTTCATAAATAAATCCTTCGCTAAGCATTCTGGCA harbors:
- a CDS encoding YerC/YecD family TrpR-related protein, translating into MNNYPRWKNEMTDQLFMAILTLENKDECYRFFEDIATINEIKELSQRLEVARMLSEGFIYEDIVQKTGASSATISRVKKCLNYGADGYQIVLKKLKKKKINIK